From a single Eretmochelys imbricata isolate rEreImb1 chromosome 13, rEreImb1.hap1, whole genome shotgun sequence genomic region:
- the NPBWR2 gene encoding neuropeptides B/W receptor type 2: MKSEYSSLSLKAGMENNFRVSNLNTTCNDTSDGRYLDNGTRSNFTFHEQSPDFYVVLPVIYSAICAVGLTGNTAVIYVILKAPKMKTVTNMFILNLAIADDLFTLVLPINIAEHLLHYWPFGEILCKIILSIDHYNIFSSIYFLTVMSIDRYLVVLATVRSKRMPHRTYRAARIVSLCIWALVTIIVLPFIIFANVYVDGLEIKSCGLNFPKPERFWFKASRIYTLILGFAIPVSTICILYTMMLYKLRNMHLNSNAKALDKAKKKVTIMVFIVLAVCLFCWTPFHLATIVALTTDLAQTSVVIGISYFITSLSYANSCLNPFLYAFLDDSFRKSFRKMLECRAA; encoded by the coding sequence ATGAAATCTGAATACAGTTCATTATCCCTGAAAGCAGGCATGGAAAATAATTTCAGGGTAAGCAATCTGAACACCACCTGCAATGATACAAGTGATGGCAGGTACTTGGACAATGGCACAAGGTCCAACTTCACCTTCCATGAACAGTCTCCTGACTTCTACGTGGTCCTCCCAGTGATTTACTCTGCGATCTGTGCAGTGGGGCTCACAGGCAATACCGCTGTCATCTATGTGATCCTCAAGGCCCCTAAGATGAAGACAGTGACCAACATGTTCATCCTGAACCTAGCAATAGCTGATGACTTGTTCACTTTGGTCCTACCCATTAACATTGCTGAGCATCTCTTGCACTACTGGCCCTTTGGAGAAATCCTCTGCAAGATCATCCTGTCCATAGACCACTACAACATCTTCTCTAGCATCTATTTCCTCACAGTGATGAGTATAGACAGGTACCTGGTTGTCCTGGCCACTGTCCGGTCCAAGAGGATGCCCCATCGTACCTATCGAGCAGCCAGAATTGTCAGTCTGTGCATCTGGGCCCTGGTCACCATCATAGTTCTCCCTTTCATCATCTTTGCCAACGTCTATGTAGATGGCCTGGAGATCAAGAGCTGTGGTCTCAATTTCCCCAAACCTGAGAGGTTTTGGTTCAAGGCCAGCAGGATCTATACCCTAATCCTTGGCTTTGCCATTCCTGTATCCACCATCTGCATTCTCTATACCATGATGCTGTATAAACTGAGAAACATGCACTTGAATTCAAATGCTAAAGCCCTGGACAAAGCCAAGAAGAAGGTTACCATTATGGTCTTCATCGTCCTGGCTGTGTGCCTCTTCTGCTGGACCCCCTTCCACCTGGCCACCATCGTGGCTTTGACCACTGACTTAGCACAGACCTCTGTAGTCATAGGTATCTCCTACTTCATCACCAGTTTGAGCTATGCCAATTCATGCTTGAATCCTTTCTTGTATGCTTTCTTGGATGACAGTTTTCggaaaagtttcagaaagatGCTGGAATGCAGAGCGGCTTAA